The Tripterygium wilfordii isolate XIE 37 chromosome 23, ASM1340144v1, whole genome shotgun sequence genomic sequence ATACATTAAACCTAACAACATTAAAAGAAGATTAAAGTAGGCCTTTAATTAATGCCTAAATTTAGTTGGAGAAAGCAGCCCCATGATCTCTAAATTCAGTGATGATTAGTATACCCTACATAATTTCAAAAACTTCCAACTAAAACaaaactgaagaagaagaagaagaaggaaaagaaaaagaaaaagaaaaggtaagggCTTCCTAAAATCACTCCTTCAACACAGCTTAAAATCTATCACACACTATATTTCAATCATCACATTAagcaaaaagaacacaaaaaactGACTTTCAAACTGAAACATTTCCTAGAGCAACGAAGAAGAATAACTCTATATCTGGTGGAGCAAAGAAAGCAATCGGAGTCCTCTGCAAGGATGAGCAATTGGTCATCACTCTCTGCTTCTTTGGGGCCGGCGGACACGTGTCGATTTCCGGTATCCTAAACCTATCTGCTTTTGGTGTAGAACAAACATCATCAATAGCAGCACCATCAGAATCTAAGCCATCATCAACATTTGAAATTCTTTCCTGCTGAATATTGTTTCTCAGTTGCAGGAACTGCTTCTTTCTTCTTGGTTTTCTACAGGCTTTTGGTCTTCTTCTCCCAGATGGAGCCATCTTCGAGAGGACAAACCAAATGAACAACTTCAAAGCAGCTAATTTGAATGAGAGAGTAATATGAACAAAACCCCTTTTGGGTTCACAACTTATGTTGCCTCCAGAATCAAAAACCCAGTAGTAGATATGGAGATTTAGGATTACTGATTGATGAATACACAAAACCCAGATTGAATTTTCTATGGAAAAAACCAAACCCAacagaaaaatatttgaaaCCCGGATGGGGGTTTCTCAATAGAAACTCAAAGTCATCATCTTTGACAGATATCAGAAGTCGCTTTTGCTACACTACAAACTAACTAGATAGTATTGAAACTAGCAGAGACCAAGACCACTTTAAAGGTGCTCAAATTGACTGAAAAAgtagttgaaacttgaaattgaaACATACACTTTTGAGATCAAACTTTGTTGATTGTTGAAATAGAGAGCTTGTAACTGTCGAATACTCAAAACCCAGATGGAGTTTTATCAACAGGGAACCAATCCCAACCAAATACAAGCCTTAACCATTGAATGCATATCCCAAGATAGAATTTTTTAAGTAAAGATCGAGACCAGAGTGACCATCTTTAATACGGAGAGGACATACGAGAATAAGAACAGCTTACCTTGTATTTCAAGGAATGGCAAAAAAGAATCAACAGAAGTAATctaggagaggaaaaaaaaggccTAATCAAAAGCCCTAGCAGGAGGAGACAAGGAATAGCTCGAGAGAGAGATTTCCCTATGTATGTTAAGTTCAGGTACATCGTTATATGGGATTTGCGATTTGGGATTGATAAATTCTGGTCCGCTCTGCCCGCTGCCCGAAGCTATAGCTTGAGATGAAAAGGAGGGGGAGGCCTCTTTCAAATTTTGTTCATTCTTGGAATTATATTAAATGAATCAAACGAGCTACAGAGGCAGGAAACATTATATTACATATGAAAAAAAAGTTATTCTTAATGGTAAATATGTTTTCAGATTTGTTGATTTGAATGCCCAATTTCactccaaatatatatgtgatgaacgagatatttttatgaaatgaaGTTTTAAATTGTGTCATGCAGTTGACTAAAACAGGAGCAAAATTAGAGAGGAAGAGGACAAAAAGGGTTGGGAAAGTGCACTGTTTTGTCTGTAAATAGGCCCAATAATCTTAGCTTCACTTCACCTGGTCAgacaattttaaatttcatttagATTATTCTCTTCAGGGGATCCTAGAAAATGATCACTATTCACACATGTGGTGTGGCTCACTTATCAACAGGATTTGAAATTCCATGCAATATTGAATAAAGCAAGGGCCAATGGTTCTTTTTTCTAATCACTTCTACTAAACTACCATTGGATACCTGTGAGGACTAATCACCAGTTTGATTGACAAGCTTTATTAATTAACAGCAGTGCATCTTCAAAAGTCAACAATAATTTAGGGTTCATAATCATGTAACAATCAACAACAGCAGTAAAAGCAAAATATAGACCTATCAAATTGAACACAACTTCTACAGAATATATAATTTGGTTTTCTAACAGAGCCAGTGTTAAAAAACCCAATCCAACTGCTGTTGTTTCATTATAGATGCAGAGAGATCTATGTGCTTACAAGTTGTTGAAGTTATAGACCAGATAAACAAGCATCAATGAACTAGCAGAGAAGTTGCCTTTCAGAGAGCTATAATAACAGAGGTCATCCCCACAAGGTTTCAtcaattctatatatatatatatatatatatatatcataaatgCTGTTTCCTCAGGACCAGCAAATGAATGCAGTGCACACAATCAAATGAGAGTAATGAAAGTTACAACATAAATGTATTGTTATGAAATTGTGTTTTGAGGTTTAGAAGTCCAAATCGTTAGGTTTCCAAAGAACACTATATTATGATGATATTTAATAGTAACACTCAAAAAGAAGATGCTGATGGATATTCTAATATATCTGACATAGGAAAATTAACCATGGTATTGCAAGTTCAATTGGCTACAAATGCATGCTGTTGAGGGCAATAAACAGTACATTTACTTCATAAAACAGAAGGTGTAGTACAGAACAATtctcaataaaaagaaaaaaaaaggtataaatATTGCAGGTAGAAGAAAGCAAATTGACGCAAAGTTATAAGAAGTCACCGTCCTTTTGAAACTGATGCTTCCATATCCTCTACTGATGAGGGAAACAACTCAATATAACGACTCCCAAGTGTCATCCTATCCTTTGCCATTGCTGCTTTTGAATCCTCTGCGTTTGCAAACTCTACAAATGCTTCCCCAGTAGGTCTCCCCTCCGCATTCATCGTAAAATGAATTGAATCTTCAGACAGCATAAAATCTTTGAAGAACTCCACTATATCATCCTTTCCAGCTGAAAATGGCAGTCCCCTCAATCGCAAAACTCCGGTATGTTCGGCAGACTCCTTTGCCTCATCATAAGATCTTGCCCTCGAGCCACTTCGTCGGGGTGAACCGCCACGAGCATCCGAAACTTCATTTGCTATTGCTTTGTAATATTCTTGCCTCTTACTCCTAAAAACCTCAACATATCTCCTGCCCATGTTATGCCTATTCTTTTGAAGGGCAAAATCAACTTGCATAGGATATCCTAAAACACAGAAAGCTTCTCCAGTGAACTTTCCACCCTTGTGGACAAAAAGTATGTCCACGATATCCAGGCCATGGAAGAAGTCAAATACATCAGCCTCAGTGCAATCAAAGGGGAGACCACGCAAACGGACAACAGGGAAAGGTGGCGGATGACTAACATATCCATATGGAGGAGGGTTGTACATAAAACTAGGGCCAGGTGAAGCCCCATAGAATGAAGGACCTTGATCGATTACCCGCTGACGCTTTGCACCCATTTCACGCCCATCCGCACCATCAACATATCTACTTCATTTTCAAACAAGTAACATATTAATGAACATTTTAAATTCTTTTAAGTATAGTTACCAGCTTGCTATTTAAGCAGAGAACCAAGTCGGAGATAAATAACCACACGGCATTTTGTCTCAACTGGTTGCTCAGGAATAGCAGCAATAGCTTCATTTGTCTAAGCCAGTATCAATAGATTAATAAACTAATAGATTTTATGCAAAGGACACAAAGTGGTAGAGCA encodes the following:
- the LOC119992402 gene encoding heterogeneous nuclear ribonucleoprotein F-like isoform X4, translated to MGLHLALVLCTTLLHMDMLVIRHLSLLSGGKFTGEAFCVLGYPMQVDFALQKNRHNMGRRYVEVFRSKRQEYYKAIANEVSDARGGSPRRSGSRARSYDEAKESAEHTGVLRLRGLPFSAGKDDIVEFFKDFMLSEDSIHFTMNAEGRPTGEAFVEFANAEDSKAAMAKDRMTLGSRYIELFPSSVEDMEASVSKGR
- the LOC119992402 gene encoding heterogeneous nuclear ribonucleoprotein H3-like isoform X3: MGAKRQRVIDQGPSFYGASPGPSFMYNPPPYGYVSHPPPFPVVRLRGLPFDCTEADVFDFFHGLDIVDILFVHKGGKFTGEAFCVLGYPMQVDFALQKNRHNMGRRYVEVFRSKRQEYYKAIANEVSDARGGSPRRSGSRARSYDEAKESAEHTGVLRLRGLPFSAGKDDIVEFFKDFMLSEDSIHFTMNAEGRPTGEAFVEFANAEDSKAAMAKDRMTLGSRYIELFPSSVEDMEASVSKGR
- the LOC119992402 gene encoding heterogeneous nuclear ribonucleoprotein H3-like isoform X2 encodes the protein MFYRGYVDGADGREMGAKRQRVIDQGPSFYGASPGPSFMYNPPPYGYVSHPPPFPVVRLRGLPFDCTEADVFDFFHGLDIVDILFVHKGGKFTGEAFCVLGYPMQVDFALQKNRHNMGRRYVEVFRSKRQEYYKAIANEVSDARGGSPRRSGSRARSYDEAKESAEHTGVLRLRGLPFSAGKDDIVEFFKDFMLSEDSIHFTMNAEGRPTGEAFVEFANAEDSKAAMAKDRMTLGSRYIELFPSSVEDMEASVSKGR
- the LOC119993462 gene encoding cyclin-dependent protein kinase inhibitor SMR13-like gives rise to the protein MAPSGRRRPKACRKPRRKKQFLQLRNNIQQERISNVDDGLDSDGAAIDDVCSTPKADRFRIPEIDTCPPAPKKQRVMTNCSSLQRTPIAFFAPPDIELFFFVALGNVSEIEVEGGLK
- the LOC119992402 gene encoding heterogeneous nuclear ribonucleoprotein H3-like isoform X1 translates to MFYRGRYVDGADGREMGAKRQRVIDQGPSFYGASPGPSFMYNPPPYGYVSHPPPFPVVRLRGLPFDCTEADVFDFFHGLDIVDILFVHKGGKFTGEAFCVLGYPMQVDFALQKNRHNMGRRYVEVFRSKRQEYYKAIANEVSDARGGSPRRSGSRARSYDEAKESAEHTGVLRLRGLPFSAGKDDIVEFFKDFMLSEDSIHFTMNAEGRPTGEAFVEFANAEDSKAAMAKDRMTLGSRYIELFPSSVEDMEASVSKGR